Below is a window of Streptomyces sp. ITFR-16 DNA.
GCTCGGGAAGGACCAGGCCGACGAGCCGGGCACGCTCGCCCCGCAGCTGGGTCGGGCGCTCGTAGCCGAGCACGTCCAGCGCGGACAGGACAGCCTGCCGCGTGGCGTCGGAGACGCCCGGCTTGCCGTTGAGCACCCGGCTGACCGTGGCCTCGCTGACTCCAACCTTCTGTGCCACCTGAGCAAGTCGTCGCGTCATGTGTGCAAGATTAGCGCAAGAAGCGCAAGCCGATTGCGTGGAGGGGGAAACAAGGCGAAATTCGGCACTCCTGAGGCAGCCGGTGGCCACCGGTCCCCGCCGCCGTCACCGTACTCGCCGCGAACCCTCTTCCGGCACCCCTCCCCAGGCAGAACTCGGCGGGCCGGCCTCCGGCACCCCTCCGGCACCACAACCCGGCGTGACAGGCCGCCCGGGGTGGGCCAGGCCGTTCACGCCCTTCACACCGGTGCGGGCCCGCCGGTGACACCGCCCCCGGCGGCTTCCGGCGGCCCGCACCGCGCAGGGGCTCAGACCGCGCCCGCCCCGGTCAGCGCACGTACCTCGGTCTCCGCGTGCTTGGCCGCGTCGGGCGGCTCGGTCGCGGTGACGGTGCCGATCCAGCCGGCGAGGAACCCCAGCGGAATGGAGACCAGTCCGGGGTTCTCCAGCGGGAAGAGCTGGAAGTCCACCCCGGGCAGGAGCGAGGTGGGGCTGCCGGAGACGACCGGGGAGAGCAGAACGAGCAGCACGGCGGGGATCAGCCCGCCGTAGACCGACCAGACCGCGCCACGGGTGGTGAAGTTCCGCCAGAACAGGGAGTAGAGCAGCACCGGCAGGTTGGCCGAGGCGGCCACCGCGAAGGCCAGGCCCACCAGGAACGCCACGTTCAGGTCCTGGGCGAGCAGGCCGAGGCCGATGGCGGCCACCCCGATCCCGGCCGCCGCCACCCGGGCCACGGCGACCTCGCTGTGCTGCTTGGAGCCCGGACGCCGCAGCGACGCGTAGAGGTCGTGGGCGACGGAGGCGGACGAGGCGAGCGTGATCCCGGCGACCACGGCGAGGATGGTGGCGAAGGCGACGGCGGCGACCACCGCGAACAGGATCGTCCCCCCGGTGGACCCCTCGCCCCCGCCGAGCACCAGGGCCAGCAGCGGAACGGCCGTGTTCCCGGCGGGATTCGACTCCCGTACGTCGGCGGAGCCGACCAGCGCGGCCGCCCCGAACCCCAGGACGATCGTCATCAGGTAGAAGCTGCCGATGAGGCCGATGGACCAGACGACCGACCGGCGGGCGGCGCGGGCGGTGGGGACGGTGTAGAAGCGCGACAGGATGTGCGGCAGGCCCGCCGTGCCGAGGACCAGGGCCAGCCCGAGGCTGATGAAGTCGATGCGCGCCGTCCAGCTCCCGCCGTACCGGAGGCCGGGCGAGAGGAACTCCTTGCCGTATCCACTGCGGTCGGCGGCGGAGTTGAGCAACTCGTTGATGTTGCCGTGGAAGTGGACCAGGACGAGCACGGTGAGCACGACCGTGCCCACCATCAGCAGGACGGCCTTGACGATCTGGATCCAGGTGGTGGCGCGCATGCCGCCGAGCGACACATAGACCACCATGAGCGCCCCGACACCGATGACGGTCCACGATCGGGCGGCGCCGCTCGTCCCGCCGAGCAGCAGGGCCACCAGACTCCCGGCGCCCACCATCTGCGCCACCAGATAGAGCACGGAGACGGTGACGGAGGACGTGCCCGCCGCGATCCGGACCGGCCGCTCCGCCATCCGGGCCGCAACGACATCGGCGAGGGTGAACCGCCCGCAGTTGCGGACGAGTTCGGCTACCAGCAGCAGGACGACGAGCCAGGCGACCAGGAAGCCGACCGAGTAGAGCATGCCGTCGTAGCCGAAGAGGGCGATCAGACCGGAGATACCGAGGAAGGAGGCGGCCGACATGTAGTCGCCGGCAATGGCGAAACCGTTTTCCATCGGGGAGAACAGACGGCCGCCCGCATAGAACTCCTCCGCCGAACCGTGTCTGTTGCGGCTCACCCAGGTGGTGATGCCGAGGGTCACCGCGATGAAGACGCTGAACAGCAGGAGGGCCAGGGTCTGGTGGTTGCCGCTCAACGCCCGATCCCCCGCGTCATCTCCTGGGTTTCCCAGCGCAGATCGAGCGCGGCCCGGTCTCTGCGCAGCCGCGCATGCCGTGCGTACGCCCCGGTGAGCAGGAACGTGGTGAGGAACTGCCCGAGCCCCACGACCATGGCCACATTGACGGCCCCGGCCACCGGACGGGCCATCAGCCCGGGAGCGGTGACCGCGGTGACCACATAGGCGAGGTACCAGACGAGGAAGGCGAGCGTGGCGGGGACGACGAAGCGCCGGTAGCGACGGCGCACCTCCTGGAAGGCCTCGCTGCGCTGCACCTCCAGATAGATGTCCGCCGCACTGTGGTCGTCCTGGGGTGCGGCGGGACCCGGCACCCCGGCGGGCGCGAAGCTGCCCGTCCCGTCCAGCTCCCCCCAGCCGGAGGCCAGCGCGTCGTACCACGGGTCGTCGAGTCGCATCGCTGCGGACGCGCGCCCTGCTTCCTTCTCCACCGAACAACTCCCCTTGTCCACGGACCACTTCGGCCGCATACCCAAGAATGGGCAGATCGGGAAGATCCCGGGCACTTCATTGGCGAGACTTCACCTCTTCAGGTGAAGGATGTCCCGGGCGGACGTGCGAGCCCTCGAACGTACGCATAGCGCACCGCCTGGGCCCGGTCGCGGAGCCCAGCCTTGGCGAAGAGGTTGTTGATGTGGCTCTTCACCGTGGCCTGCGAGATGTGCAGACTGCGCGCGATCTCCGCGTTGGACATCCCCTCGGCGATCAGGACGAGCACCTCGGCCTCACGGGGAGTCATCCCGTCGGGCAGCTCCGGCTCACCGTCCCCGCCAACCGGCAGCGGCCCCGTGGTGACCTGCTCCAGCAGCCGTCGCTGCACCGTGGGCGAGAGCCCGGCCTCGCCGGACAGCACGGCCTGGACGGCCCGCACGATCTCGTCGCCCCCCGCGTCCTTGGTGAGATAGCCGCGGGCCCCCGCCCGGAGCGCGGGAAAGAGCGAGTCGTCGTCGGCGAAGGTCGTGAGGACCACGACCTGGGTGCCCGGATACTCCTCGCGGATGCGCCGCGTCGCCTCCACCCCGTCGCAGCGCGGCATCCGCAGATCCATCAGGACCACATCCGGCGAGAGTTCGGCCACCAGCTCGACCGCCTCCTCGCCGTCCTTCGCCGCACCGACCACCTCGATCCCGGGCAGCAGGCCCAGCAGCATGACGATGCCCTCGCGCACCACCGACTGGTCGTCGGCCACCACCACCCGCGCGGTCACGCGGGCACCCGCAGACTCACCACGAACCCCTCCTCGCCCGGCCCGGCCTCCAGCGTGCCGCCCAGCAGCTCGGCACGCTCCCTCATCCCCAGCAGACCGTAGCCGGAGCCACTGACAGCGAGATCGCCACCGGGACCCTGCCCGCCCCAGTCCCTGACCTCCAGTGCGATCCCGTCCGGCCGATACTCCAGCCTGATCAGCACCCTGGCCCCCGGCGCGTGCTTGCGGACATTGGTCAGCGCCTCCTGCGCCACGCGCCGCACGGTCTGCGACGCCTCGGCCGTCAGCGTCCGGCGCTCCCCCTCCACCCTGACCTCGGCCGGCTCCGCCGTCACCAGCTGCCGCAGGAAGTCCTCCACCGGCGACACCTCGCCGCGCAGGGCGGAGAGCGCCTGACGGGTCTCCGCGAGCCCCTCACGGGCCATGGAGCGGGCCGCGACCACCCGCTCCAGCACCTGGTCCCGGAACTCCCCCGCAGGCTCCCTCTCGATCAGCAGCCGCGCCGCCTCCAAGTGGACCAGCTGCGCGGAGAGGCTGTGCGCGAGCACGTCATGGATCTCCCGGGCGATCCGGGAGCGCTCGTCGAGCGCGGCCGTCTCCGCCTCCGCCACCCGGGCCGCCCGCTCCTGGGCCAGCAGCCGTTGCGCGCTTCCACGCGCCTCGGCGTCCAGGCGGAGCACGTACCCCCCGAGACAGAGACCCGCGGTGGTCACGGCCGTGGTCGGCCAGTCGTCGGTGTCCACCACGGCATAGGCCCCGAGCGCCAGCGCGGTGGGCACGATCCCCGCCGCCAGCGGCAGCCGCTCCAGGGCGGCGACCGCACAGCCGCACCAGAGCACCACCGCAGGCACCGAGGCACCGGCCTGCTGCGCTCCGAACGCGGCCAGGATCAGCAGGCCGAGCAGACCCAGCGAAGGCCCGAGCCGGTTCTCCAGGGTGGTCCGGAAGAAGGCGACCGCGAGCAGCGCGCACCCCAGCACCCCGAACAGGCCGATCACGATCTCCCAGGGCCCGAACAGCCCTCCGGTGAACGTGCCCCAGAGCATCAGGGTCAGCAGCCCCACCCGGACGGCCCAGTGGATCACGGTCCGCGACCGCGTGCGGGACTCCCTGGCGAGGGCCTCCCTCGACGGCCAGCTCGTCCAGGCAGCGGGTGTCACACGCGGTCCTTCCCTGCCGGCCGGAACGGCACGCCTTCGGGGGCATCACCGTACGACGGCGATATCCGGTCGGCCCGCAGCGCCAGCGTCCCACCGCGGACCAGCAGGGTCACCGCGAGAGCCATCAGCAGGGCGGGGGTGCCCTGGTCTGTGCCGAGCATGGCGGCCACCCCGTACAGAGCCGCCCGCAGCGCCAGTCCCCCGGTCCAGACGAGGACGGTGGCCTTGGTGCCCCTGCTCCACAACGCGCCGTCCTCGGCGCGCCAGATCCTCGACGTCCACGCCCAGCCCGCGCCGGTGACCAGCCCGACGGCCAGCTCGGCGGCGAGGACGGTGACGGACAGGGCCTGGTGGTGCGGGTCCACGAGTCCGGGCTCGCGCACCGCCATGACGAGCAGCACGCCGGGCAGCACCCACCAGCGCCGGTCGCCGGAGATCCGCTGCGCCGAGAACTGACGCACCACGACGAGAGCGATGACCGCGACGATCACCAGGACATTGACGGGCCCGGACATGGACGCCTCCGAAGTGCGAGAAGTTCTGCGCCTTCGACGCTACGGAAAGGGCCAGGTCAGGGGATCGGCTCCAGGGTGGATCATGGGTGGAGCCGTCGTCTCCACCCGTGGGTGCAGACGACGGCTCCGTCCGGGCGGGAACCCGGGATCAGACGTCGATGCGCGAGCGGTCCAGCGTGGCCGCCGAGCTGGTGATGAACTCCTTGCGGGGTGCCACCTCGTTGCCCATCAGCAGGTCGAAGACCTTCTCGGACGATTCCAGGTCGCCGATGTTGATGCGCCGCAGCGTGCGGTGGCGCGGGTCCATCGTCGTCTCCGCCAGCTGGTCGGCGTCCATCTCGCCCAGACCCTTGTAGCGCTGGATCGAGTCCTTGTACCGGACGTTCTTGCGCTGGAGCTCCAGCAGGCGCTGGCGCAGCTCGTTGTCCGAGTAGGTGTAGATGTACTTGTCCTGGCCCTTCTTCGGCTGGACCAGCTCGATCCGGTGCAGCGGGGGCACGGCGGCGAAGACGCGCCCCGCCTCGACCATGGGCCGCATGTACCGCTGGAAGAGCGTCAGGAGCAGGATGCGGATGTGGGCGCCGTCCACATCGGCGTCGACCAGCAGCACGATCTTGCCGTAGCGGGCGGCGTCGATGTCGAAGGTCCGGCCGGACCCCGCTCCTATGACCTGGATGATCGCGCCGCACTCGGCGTTCTTCAGCATGTCCGAGACGGAGGCCTTCTGAACGTTGAGGATCTTGCCGCGGATCGGCAGCAGCGCCTGGAACTCGCTGTTGCGGGCGAGCTTGGCGGTGCCCAGCGCGGAGTCACCCTCCACGATGAACAACTCGCTGCGCTCCACGTCGTCGCTGCGGCAGTCGGCCAGCTTCGCCGGCAGCGACGAGGACTCCAGTGCGGTCTTGCGACGCTGCGCGTCCTTGTGCTGACGGGCGGCGATCCGGGTGCGGGCGGCGGCGACCGCCTTCTCCAGGACGGCCCTGGCCTGCGCCTTCGCGTCCCGCTTGGTGGACGTCAGGAACGCCTTGAGCTCCTTGGCCACGACGTTGGCGACGATCCTGTTGGCCGCCGAGGTGCCGAGCACCTCCTTGGTCTGGCCCTCGAACTGCGGCTCCGCCAGCCGTACGGTCACGACCGCGGTGAGGCCCTCCAGGGCGTCGTCCTTGACGATGTCGTCCTCGGCGACGCGCAGCATCTTCGCGGAGCGGAGCACTTCGTTGACCGTCCTGGTCACGGAGCGTTCGAAACCGGACACATGGGTGCCGCCCTTGGGGGTGGCGATGATGTTGACGAAGGACTTGAGGTTGGTGTCGTACCCCGTGCCCCAGCGCAGCGCGATGTCGACGACGAGCTCGCGGGTGACCTCGGTCGCGGTCATGTGCCCCCGCTCGTCGAGGACGGGCACGGTCTCCTTGAACGTGCCCTGGCCGGTCAGCCGCAGGACGTCGCAGACGGCCTTGTCCTGCGCGAGGTACTCGCAGAACTCGCTGATTCCGCCGTCGAAGCGGAACGTCTCCTCCGTCTTGCCCTCGCCGTCCAGGCCCCGCTCGTCCCGGACGACGATGGTGAGACCGGGGACGAGGAAGGCCGTCTGGCGGGCGCGCTGGTAGAGCGTGTCCAGGTTGAGCTTGGCGTCCTTGAGGAAGATCTGCCGGTCGGCCCAGTACCGCACCCGCGTGCCGGTGCGCGTCTTCGGGACCCGCTTGCCCTTGAGCAGTCCGTTGGCCGGGTCGAACGGGCTGTCCGGTCCCTGCTCGGTGAACATGCCCGGAACCCCGCGGCGGAAGCTGATCGAGTGCGTCGCGCTGTTGCGGTCGACCTCGACGTCCAGCCGGGCGGAGAGGGCGTTGACGACGGAGGCGCCCACGCCGTGCAGTCCGCCGGACGCGGCGTACGAGCCGCCGCCGAACTTGCCTCCGGCGTGCAGCTTGGTCATGACGACCTCGACGCCGGACAGGCCCGTCTTGGGCTCGACGTCGACGGGGATGCCCCGGCCGTTGTCCCGGACCTCGACGGAGTTGTCGTCGTGGAGGATGACCTCGATGTGATCGCAGTAGCCGCCGAGGGCCTCGTCGACGGAGTTGTCGATGATCTCCCAGAGGCAGTGCATCAGGCCGCGGCTGTCGGTGGACCCGATGTACATGCCGGGGCGCTTGCGAACCGCTTCGAGCCCCTCGAGTACGAGCAGGTGCCGCGCGGTGTAGTTGGAACCGTCTCGGTCTGCTCCGGTCAGCAGCGCAGTGGACGGCACGGACGTATCGGCGGTCACGCGGTTCGCTCCTCGCTGAATTTCATTTGGGGCTCAGTGGGTAACAGGCTCGGCTTCGGTTGCCGCTGAGAGGGTACCGAGCCCTGGTAGAGCGGTTGTAACGCCACCCTCGAAGAACCCTCACAGTAGTCCAGCCTCGCATACACGTTCGATCCCTCCTTGGAGTGAAGTGCACATCACGTTCCCTTCCAGGCATGAACCATTTAGGCTCCGGGCACGTCCTCATGAACAACCGGCAAGCCAGCCGGCCCGGACTGACCAAGCCAAGCAACGCGAAACCGTAGCGCCACGCAATACGGCACATTCGCCGCGAACCGGCAACAGACAGCCATCCTGAGAAGAAGTTTCGAAGAAAAGCCACGAGCGGGAACGTTTTCGGCCTGGTTGGATGTTGACCCTGGTACGACAGCTCGTCGAGCTAGAGAAGAGGCGACGTGACTACTGTTCTGACCCCCGCGAGCCCGCTGACCGCAGCAGACCGCTGTGACCGTTGCGGCGCCCAGGCCTACCTGCGCGTCGTCCTGATCAGTGGCGGTGAACTGCTCTTCTGCGCCCACCACGGTCGCAAGTTCGAGCCGGAACTCAAGAAGATCGCCGCGGAAATACAGGATGAGACGGACCGACTGACGGCCGTGCAGGCCCAAGCCGCCGAAGAGGAACAACACTGACACCTCGCATCCACGACGAGCCAGGGGCCGGTCCCGACCGGCCGACGGGCGGCTTCCCCCACCGGGAAGCCGCCCGTTCTCGTACCTGGAGCCGGTGGTGTCAGCCGGCGTTCTCCATCCAGCCGATGGCGGCGGAGATCCGCGTGTAGACACCCGGGTATCCGGCCTTGGCACAGCCGTTGCCCCAGGACACCAGCCCGACGAGCCGCCCCTGGGCCACCAGAGGCCCTCCACTGTCCCCCTGGCAGGCGTCGTACCCGCCCTCGGGTTCGCCCGCGCAGAGCATCGCCGAGGCGTCGTACGTGCCGTTCCTGCCGCCCGGGTAGGCCTGCTCGCAGGAGCTGTCGGGCAGGACACTCACCTTCGCGGACCGGAGCGACGACGCGTAGTCGCCGTTGCCGGTGGTGTCGCCCCAGCCGTAGACAGTGGCTGCCGTACCGGACCGGTACGCGGAGTCACCGGCCTCGGCCAGCGGGATCGCGTCCTGCGCGGGCAGCGCCTCGGACAGGGTGAGCACCGCGACGTCACCGCTGTTGGTGGTGGGGTCGAAGCCGGGATTCACCCATGTGCCACTCACCGCGATCTCCTTGCCGCCCGAGCCGGTCAGCTCGTCCCGGCCGGAGATGATCTTCAGATCGCCCACCTGGCCGACATCGACGCCGAGGGACTCCCGGCTCAGGCAGTGGGCGGCCGTGAGCACCTTCTTGGGCCCCACCAGGGCACCGCCGCAGAACTGCCCGGCGCGGGTACCTCCGAACCGGTCACGGCTGGACAGCGCCACCACCCACGGGCTGTCCTTGACGTGAGCGGGCTGCCCCCCGATGACGATGCTGTCCGCGACGGCCGGGGCAGGCGACGCGAGCGGTATCACGGCCGTTGCGGCAGTGAGGGCGAGCGCCCCGGTCATGATGCGGACGACGGTACGGGACATGCGTACTCCTGACTCTGTGATGAACCATGCCTACCCAGAGTCATCGCATGGACACAAGCCCGCACCTCCGCGGAGCGAGGGGCACACGGGTGCGAGCGCGCACGGAAAGAGGGCCCGGCTCCCCAGGGGATCCGGACCCTCGTTCCGCGTACTGCCGCGGACCGGCCTAGTCGAGGTAGTCGCGCAGGACCTGCGAACGCGACGGGTGGCGCAGCTTCGACATGGTCTTGGACTCGATCTGGCGGATGCGCTCACGCGTCACGCCGTAGACCTTGCCGATCTCGTCCAGCGTCTTCGGCTGTCCGTCGGTGAGGCCGAAGCGCATGGAGACCACGCCCGCCTCACGCTCGGACAGGGTGTCGAGAACCGAGTGCAGCTGCTCCTGCAGGAGCGTGAAGCTGACCGCGTCGGCCGGGACGACCGCCTCGGAGTCCTCGATCAGGTCACCGAACTCGCTGTCCCCGTCCTCACCCAGCGGGGTGTGGAGGGAGATCGGCTCGCGGCCGTACTTCTGGACCTCGATGACCTTCTCGGGGGTCATGTCGAGTTCCTTGGCCAGCTCCTCCGGGGTGGGCTCGCGGCCCAGGTCCTGGAGCATCTGACGCTGCACACGCGCGAGCTTGTTGATGACCTCGACCATGTGCACCGGGATACGGATGGTGCGGGCCTGGTCGGCCATGGCGCGGGTGATCGCCTGACGGATCCACCAGGTGGCGTACGTGGAGAACTTGTAGCCCTTGGTGTAGTCGAACTTCTCGACCGCGCGGATCAGACCGAGGTTGCCCTCCTGGATCAGGTCCAGGAAGAGCATGCCGCGGCCGGTGTAGCGCTTGGCCAGCGAGACCACGAGACGGAGGTTGGCCTCCAGCAGGTGGTTCTTGGCGCGGCGCCCGTCCTCGGCGATGATCTCCAGCTCGCGCTTGAGCTTGGGGGCGAGCTTGTCGGAGTTCGCCAGCTTGTCCTCGGCGAACAGACCCGCCTCGATGCGCTTGGCGAGCTCGACCTCCTGCTCCGCGTTGAGGAGCGGGACCTTGCCGATCTGCTTCAGGTAGTCCTTGACCGGGTCGGCCGTGGCGCCGGCGACGGCGACCTGCTGCGCGGGCGCGTCGTCCTCGTCGTCGTCGGAGAGGACGAAGCCCTTGTTCTCGCCCTCGCCCTCCTCTTCCTCACCCTTGCCGGCCTTGACCTCCTCGGCGGCGTCGTCGCCGTCGAGGATCTCGTCGTCCTGCTTGCCGGCCTTCTTCGACGCCGTCTTCTTGGCCGCCGTCTTCTTCACGGCGGTCTTCTTGGCAGCCGTCTTCTTGGCTGCCGCCTTCTTCGCAGGGGCGGGCGCGGCGGCATCCTCGGCCACCGCGTCCACGGTCTCGGCCGACGGGGCGGCGGTGGCCGCGACGGTACGCGTCACGGTCGTCTTGGCCGCGACGGTCTTGGTGGCGGTGCGCTTGACCGGGCTCTTCGCTGCGACGCTCTTGCGGGCGCGCTTCGACGGCTCCGCGGCACTGACCATCAGCGTCACACCCTCTTCCTCGAGGATCTGGTTGAGGCTGCGCAGAACGTTCTTCCACTGGGTTGGCGGAATCTGGTCAGCCTCGAAGGCCCGACGCACGTCATCGCCGGCGATCTGCCCATCAGCCTTTCCCCGCTCGATGAGCGCCATCACAGATTCGGACTCGGCGATCTCCGGCGGGAGCGTACGGGATGTGCTGGCCGACACGAACAACCTCTCGGAACGATGGAAACGGCTTCCGGCCCGGCCCGGAGAGGGCTTGAGCCGACGACCGTCGGGCAGGGAATGTACCGACGGCGCGGGTTAGGCCTCAGAACTGCACAGCGCCCTGAATGGCTGCTGTATTCCTTCCGCGGCGGTCACCTCTTAAGTCATCGCGCTGTTTCGAGGAGTGTTACGCCCAATCCACGTGGCCCGAGTCACACCCCATTTGCGATGAACGCGGCCAAGGCGACATCTCCCCACAATTGTGCCGCCGGACCCCGTGGGCCCGGCGACACATGGTTCGTACACCCCGGCCGCGCGCCGATCAGTGCTCGCGCGGCGCCGGAACCACTCGCTCCACATCGTGGTGGACCACGAGCAGTTGACGCATGGCCGCCTCGGCTCCCGCGGAGTCGCCCGTCGCGAGGGCGTCGACGATGCGTGCGTGGTGGCCCAGGGATGCCTCATTGGGGCGGTCACACCCGGTGACCGGCCCTCCGGAGACCTGCAGGGCGGCGGAGACGATGCCCGAGAGGTGCTCCAGCATGCGGTTGCCCGCGGCCTGGATGAGCAGGGAGTGGAATTCCGCGTCGGCGCGGGCGCAGGTGATCACATCGCCCTGCCCGAGCGCGTGCCCCATGATCTCGACCATGTCCCCGAGGCGCTGCTGAAGGTCCTCGCGGCCGTGGCCCGCGGCGAGACGGGCGGCGAGCGGCTCGATCGTCCAGCGGAGGTCGCCCAGCTCGCGGCGCTGGTCGTCGCGCTGCGGTCCGAAGGCACGCCATTCGATGATGTCGGGATCGAGCAGATTCCAGTCACTGACCGGCCGGACCCGGGTCCCCACATTGGGGCGGGCACTGACCAGCCCCTTGGCCTCGAGTACGCGCAGCGACTCCCGCACGACGGTTCGGGAGACCTCGAATCGCTGGCCGATCTCCTCGGGCACCAGGGGGCGGTCCGCACCCAGGTCGCCGGAGACGATCATCTGACCCAGCTGCTGAACAAGCTGGCCGTGCAGTCCACGGCCACGGCTGGCCGACCCCCGTCCCCGGCCCACCCGGCCGAGCTCGGCGTCGGGACCGTCCCAGGAACGAGCGGCGGCACGCTCGCCGGCCGGTGTCTCCCCATACGGGTAACGGTCTAGTTCGCCCGGGCCGGCGAGGCCGGAATCGGCGGAGCGGGCGGCGGTCATCATGGTGTGCGCAAGGGTACTCACGCATCCTTTGTCGGCCGTACTCAGCCACCCCTTGAGGTCTTTGGTGAAAAGCACACGAAAGGGTGATCGGCACCCGCCTCTCAATTGACGCCTTAATGGTATAAACCGGGCATTTTCTGTGCAGTTGTGCGGATCCTGAGGTTCCAGACACGTTCCGCGATCACCAACGGACCCTGCCGCGAAGGCTGGTGAACAGATACGCGCAGATGAGGACCGACAACGACACGGTCAGGGCCGCCCCCACGGGATGCGCCACGACCCGCACCCCGGCGGCCAGCCACCGGTCCACCTCCTGCGGCCACTGGAGCCAGGCCAGTTCCCGCAGCCGGCCCGGAAGTCCGGCCATCGAACGGGCGGTCGGCGCCTTGGGCATCCACTCGACGAGCGGAACCATGAGCACCGGTACGGCGAGCACCGCGGCCACCCCCGCCGCGGTGACCCGGAAGATTCCGGCGGCCAGCAGCCCGGCCCAGGCGCAGCCGACGGTCAGGCCCGACCAACTCACGGCCAGCGACGACACGTTCGGAGGGATACGGACCAAGTCCCCGCCGTACACGACACGGAGGACCTCCGCCGAGGCGAGGACGACGACCAGTGCCAGCAGCAGGGCGACGCCCGCGGACACGGCCAGTTTGGCCAGCAGCAGGCCGAGGCGGCGGGGGACGG
It encodes the following:
- a CDS encoding DUF485 domain-containing protein; protein product: MRLDDPWYDALASGWGELDGTGSFAPAGVPGPAAPQDDHSAADIYLEVQRSEAFQEVRRRYRRFVVPATLAFLVWYLAYVVTAVTAPGLMARPVAGAVNVAMVVGLGQFLTTFLLTGAYARHARLRRDRAALDLRWETQEMTRGIGR
- a CDS encoding response regulator transcription factor encodes the protein MTARVVVADDQSVVREGIVMLLGLLPGIEVVGAAKDGEEAVELVAELSPDVVLMDLRMPRCDGVEATRRIREEYPGTQVVVLTTFADDDSLFPALRAGARGYLTKDAGGDEIVRAVQAVLSGEAGLSPTVQRRLLEQVTTGPLPVGGDGEPELPDGMTPREAEVLVLIAEGMSNAEIARSLHISQATVKSHINNLFAKAGLRDRAQAVRYAYVRGLARPPGTSFT
- a CDS encoding RNA polymerase sigma factor, with product MSASTSRTLPPEIAESESVMALIERGKADGQIAGDDVRRAFEADQIPPTQWKNVLRSLNQILEEEGVTLMVSAAEPSKRARKSVAAKSPVKRTATKTVAAKTTVTRTVAATAAPSAETVDAVAEDAAAPAPAKKAAAKKTAAKKTAVKKTAAKKTASKKAGKQDDEILDGDDAAEEVKAGKGEEEEGEGENKGFVLSDDDEDDAPAQQVAVAGATADPVKDYLKQIGKVPLLNAEQEVELAKRIEAGLFAEDKLANSDKLAPKLKRELEIIAEDGRRAKNHLLEANLRLVVSLAKRYTGRGMLFLDLIQEGNLGLIRAVEKFDYTKGYKFSTYATWWIRQAITRAMADQARTIRIPVHMVEVINKLARVQRQMLQDLGREPTPEELAKELDMTPEKVIEVQKYGREPISLHTPLGEDGDSEFGDLIEDSEAVVPADAVSFTLLQEQLHSVLDTLSEREAGVVSMRFGLTDGQPKTLDEIGKVYGVTRERIRQIESKTMSKLRHPSRSQVLRDYLD
- a CDS encoding cation acetate symporter; protein product: MSGNHQTLALLLFSVFIAVTLGITTWVSRNRHGSAEEFYAGGRLFSPMENGFAIAGDYMSAASFLGISGLIALFGYDGMLYSVGFLVAWLVVLLLVAELVRNCGRFTLADVVAARMAERPVRIAAGTSSVTVSVLYLVAQMVGAGSLVALLLGGTSGAARSWTVIGVGALMVVYVSLGGMRATTWIQIVKAVLLMVGTVVLTVLVLVHFHGNINELLNSAADRSGYGKEFLSPGLRYGGSWTARIDFISLGLALVLGTAGLPHILSRFYTVPTARAARRSVVWSIGLIGSFYLMTIVLGFGAAALVGSADVRESNPAGNTAVPLLALVLGGGEGSTGGTILFAVVAAVAFATILAVVAGITLASSASVAHDLYASLRRPGSKQHSEVAVARVAAAGIGVAAIGLGLLAQDLNVAFLVGLAFAVAASANLPVLLYSLFWRNFTTRGAVWSVYGGLIPAVLLVLLSPVVSGSPTSLLPGVDFQLFPLENPGLVSIPLGFLAGWIGTVTATEPPDAAKHAETEVRALTGAGAV
- a CDS encoding DNA topoisomerase IV subunit B yields the protein MTADTSVPSTALLTGADRDGSNYTARHLLVLEGLEAVRKRPGMYIGSTDSRGLMHCLWEIIDNSVDEALGGYCDHIEVILHDDNSVEVRDNGRGIPVDVEPKTGLSGVEVVMTKLHAGGKFGGGSYAASGGLHGVGASVVNALSARLDVEVDRNSATHSISFRRGVPGMFTEQGPDSPFDPANGLLKGKRVPKTRTGTRVRYWADRQIFLKDAKLNLDTLYQRARQTAFLVPGLTIVVRDERGLDGEGKTEETFRFDGGISEFCEYLAQDKAVCDVLRLTGQGTFKETVPVLDERGHMTATEVTRELVVDIALRWGTGYDTNLKSFVNIIATPKGGTHVSGFERSVTRTVNEVLRSAKMLRVAEDDIVKDDALEGLTAVVTVRLAEPQFEGQTKEVLGTSAANRIVANVVAKELKAFLTSTKRDAKAQARAVLEKAVAAARTRIAARQHKDAQRRKTALESSSLPAKLADCRSDDVERSELFIVEGDSALGTAKLARNSEFQALLPIRGKILNVQKASVSDMLKNAECGAIIQVIGAGSGRTFDIDAARYGKIVLLVDADVDGAHIRILLLTLFQRYMRPMVEAGRVFAAVPPLHRIELVQPKKGQDKYIYTYSDNELRQRLLELQRKNVRYKDSIQRYKGLGEMDADQLAETTMDPRHRTLRRINIGDLESSEKVFDLLMGNEVAPRKEFITSSAATLDRSRIDV
- a CDS encoding serine protease, with the protein product MSRTVVRIMTGALALTAATAVIPLASPAPAVADSIVIGGQPAHVKDSPWVVALSSRDRFGGTRAGQFCGGALVGPKKVLTAAHCLSRESLGVDVGQVGDLKIISGRDELTGSGGKEIAVSGTWVNPGFDPTTNSGDVAVLTLSEALPAQDAIPLAEAGDSAYRSGTAATVYGWGDTTGNGDYASSLRSAKVSVLPDSSCEQAYPGGRNGTYDASAMLCAGEPEGGYDACQGDSGGPLVAQGRLVGLVSWGNGCAKAGYPGVYTRISAAIGWMENAG
- a CDS encoding CcdC protein domain-containing protein, whose translation is MSGPVNVLVIVAVIALVVVRQFSAQRISGDRRWWVLPGVLLVMAVREPGLVDPHHQALSVTVLAAELAVGLVTGAGWAWTSRIWRAEDGALWSRGTKATVLVWTGGLALRAALYGVAAMLGTDQGTPALLMALAVTLLVRGGTLALRADRISPSYGDAPEGVPFRPAGKDRV
- a CDS encoding sensor histidine kinase, whose translation is MTPAAWTSWPSREALARESRTRSRTVIHWAVRVGLLTLMLWGTFTGGLFGPWEIVIGLFGVLGCALLAVAFFRTTLENRLGPSLGLLGLLILAAFGAQQAGASVPAVVLWCGCAVAALERLPLAAGIVPTALALGAYAVVDTDDWPTTAVTTAGLCLGGYVLRLDAEARGSAQRLLAQERAARVAEAETAALDERSRIAREIHDVLAHSLSAQLVHLEAARLLIEREPAGEFRDQVLERVVAARSMAREGLAETRQALSALRGEVSPVEDFLRQLVTAEPAEVRVEGERRTLTAEASQTVRRVAQEALTNVRKHAPGARVLIRLEYRPDGIALEVRDWGGQGPGGDLAVSGSGYGLLGMRERAELLGGTLEAGPGEEGFVVSLRVPA